Within Bactrocera oleae isolate idBacOlea1 chromosome 6, idBacOlea1, whole genome shotgun sequence, the genomic segment GCCCCATTGACTGGCGCACCAAAGAACCCGTAATAATACGTGCCAGTGAACAATGGTTTATGAATACCGAACAACTTAAGGAACGAGCCCTTGAAGAggtacaattaaaatataagttttacataatttaatttttgatatttgtttttatattttttctttgactcagattagtaaaataaatgtttatccACTTGTTCAAGCAGATGCGAGTAGAAAGGCGCTAATGACGCAAGTGCGTAAACGTCCATATTGGTGCATATCAAGACAACGTGTCTGGGGCGTGCCCATACCCGTGTTTTATGAACGAAGGACAAATAATGTTATTCTGAATAGGTTAAGTATttgatttcataaaaaatataaatccaaattataattcttttttttataatattcgtAGATCTATAATCAACCATATCTGTGATCTTATTAAAAAAGAAGGAAACGCTGATTTTTGGTGGTCGCAAAGTGTGGAGGAAATGTTACCATCGAATATTCTGGAGTCATTTAATATATCAGCTGCCGAATTACAAAAAAGTGGAGACATTTTTGATATTTGGTTCGATTCGGGCAGCACATGGTCAAGTGTGCTAAAGGATGAGCAAGTGGCTGACGTTTACCTTGAAGGTTACGATCAGTTCAGTGGCTGGTTTCAGTCATCATTACTTACAAGTGTTGCAGCGAGAAACCAAGCACCTTACAAGTGAgctataatttaaagttttctttattgaaactatatgaaaaaatttaataggtCTATATTTGTACATGGCTTCACAGTCGATGATAAGGGTCACAAAATGTCAAAATCCATAGGTAATGTAATTTCGCCAAAGGATATAATTAACAAAGTCGGAGTGGATGCTTTAAGGTAATAttgatacatataaaaatattaaaaacttttaaactttACACTTTTCAGGTGGTGGGTGGCAACGCATTGTGCGCAAAACATGTCTATAACTGTCAGTGAGAAGTTAATGCAACAAGCTGCCGACAGTGTCAACAAAATTCGCGCTACTTTACGCTATTTAAATGGTGTTATTGTCAATAAATCGGAAGTTCTGAATGATAAAAGTACTTTTCTAGACAGATATATATTAAGTGCGTTGGTAGAACACGAAAATGAGGTATGCCATTAGTTtgataaataacatatatatatataataaaaaatttaattttattcagatTTGGAAATTGTATGATACTTACGAGTACCATCGTGTCGTGACCAACacacaaaattttgttgcaaaccAAATTTCAGCAATATATCTTCACACTATTAAAGATCGATTGTATTGTGGAGATAAAatcgatataaaaaatatacactaTACGTTGCTAAATTGTTATAAAGTACTCTGCTCTACTATGTGGCCTATTATACCATTCTTAGTGGAAGAAAGTTGGCAATACTATGGTAAAACTTAATTTACTGCCGGTTTAAACACATTTAAACTTAAATATGGTCTTGTTTTTTAGATCCTAAAAGGGCATTTCATCAACAAAACTTTACTGCCGACCCCGCTTGGAAAGACGCTGAAGCTGAAAAAATTGTTGGTGTTGCATTAGAAATCAAACGAATCGTTAATCAAAAAGCGGGCAGCACGAATTCATTTAATCTAGCAGTAGAAATttcatacaacaaaaacaatgaggAAATGCAAATGCTACGTCTTTTGCAAGAGGATAAAGCAGAAGTATCTTCCAATATTTCAGAGCTATGTGAATTACTACAAGTTCAAAGGGTATCTTTGCAGCCATCCAATGATGTAGATTTTAGCGATATTAATGTTCAAAAATTGGAATTAACCCTATGTGCACGTTGTAGACGTTTCGCAGTTGATAATGTCGGTTGTGTTTGTGAACGTTGCACTTTAGTTCTGGCTAACAGATAATTGGTAACTTTTTTTTGGTGAAAGTGTGTTATTTAAAAGCTTTGTAAGCACTTCAGTATAGAGTCACGCAGTTTGAGTCGTAACGACTGTTTTCCACCACATAGTATATGAGTTTCATTCTCATCAAATTTTATCGTTGTATCTTCATTTATCAAATGCAGCATAACTACATTGCTGGTACGCTCTACTTTTATGTTTGTAATTCCATCTTGAATTAACCGTTTCTTGAGCAGATCTACGTCTAAGGTACCATATtcgtatttcatatttttaagcacATCTTCTCGGCTGGGAGGAGGCATTTTACTACCACTTGGCTTATCATCTAAAGAATCCGCACATGGGTGTATATTATGTACTTTATCCTTTACTTCAAGGACGCCAGTAATTGTGGAAACGGTTACACCATTACCCACGTCACGTGGAACAATTTTTTGGGCCATATCATATGTTATATAAACACGATCGAGTTTTCGCTTTAACGGCAACCGAATTATTTCGCCGcatttaaatgtaataatttttttgtcctAAAAACCAGAAATATCAGTAATTTTTATAAGATTCGTTCACCGCAAATTATAAAACTTACCGGTTGCTCAATAAAAAGATTCGGTGCATTTGGATGTGGCTTTGTATAGGCCTCAGGTATCACCAACACATTTGGCTTCAGTtcctttattaatttatttgcctGTTGATAATTAAGTGAAGTGTCTATTGGACAATAGAAAGCTTTCATTGCGAGGGGTTGGAACGGCGCCAATACTTGGAGATATGGAAAGTCTGGTTCTggataatattttacttaatatcATTTTTCAATCAATgggatattattaataatttacctgtaaatataatagaattattGACATTATGACCCCACATCTCCACGAAATGAACAGCATCGCCGAATCGCAGACTGGGATGTCCACAAAATACTACACAAGGCTAAAAGAAGAATACGTTATTTTATTTGCCgtcatttttttgctttatgtttaaataacttttaaaataccTGTCGAAAATCTTTACTAAATCCTTCAGAAAACACATGTTTGTAGTGCTTCAATTTTGAATTGCGTAAATAAAAGGCATGCGGAAAGGGATCATCGGGCAGGTAGACTTTGTTTTGCTTTGCTGAACTCAGCCATTCAGCCAAAATATTTGAGTACGCTAATGAGCTATCGGCAACCGGTGAAATAAAGAACATTGGCACATTATTTAATCCCGCATTTTCCAAATTCTGTGTAAGACATTCGAAAAGGTCGTATACTACTCCAGAAGGATAGCAAGGTATTAATGCTGAACCATTGTTTCGAATAGTAAGCGCttaaaaatgaaatgttttagaatacaaaataaaaataaattggtcATCAGATAAAACTTTCATTCTTGTTATATATGAATACTAAATCTAATTGCTAGTCtaccaaacaaattttgtaataaagacATGTGTGTTTtacataataatgttatttgttttactTACCCACGTTCATGCATAGTTCTCCTAATTTTGTATCGGGATTAACCGTTGGGGCCTGGGTTAAACCCGTCATTATCAAAACGTCTGCGTGTTTGAGTGCACTCTGGTTGATTGGACGAGGATGTGTAGTTAAGGTTGATGATCCACTAACATAACAGATTTTTTCGTGGGCTGTGCTTAAAACCCAATTACTCGATCCTAAACAATATCCCGAACTGACGGGAGTTGCCACAAAAGCACCCAAAATATCCTTCAAATATATTCGTAGTAAGAAGAGAACTTAGTTCTATACTCAGTAAAcatattttaccaatttttcatCGTAACCCATAATTGTTACGCGCGCCAAACTATTGTGCAcatcttttaaattaaatattgttttccaTTTCTTTGGTCTAAATGACTCACTTAAAGGACTGGGTAATAGATGTAACACGTCTTTCCACAAATGAGCTGTACTAGCTTTAGGCGCAACTTCAATATACTCCACAAGTTCTTCAAGAAAGAAACGACCAATTTGTAACGTTGGCTCTGTTGCATAGACTTTTCCTTTAAATCCAGTGTGCTCCGTTATGAAAGGAAGAGCTAGCATATTTAGATAGTTTGATATTAATATCACATCAATCTCACTAAAATCCATCATTTTATCCATCGGCAATGTAAACTCGGGTGCAGAGTCGACAAAAACTCGACCGCAACACTCTTTCAATTCGCCGTCCATTTGAGGATCATGATCTCGATTTGGTATCCAATTAGGCAAATTTGACAATTTTACACTTTGTACGAAAGGAAGTGGCAAAAAATTAAGGACTGATTGCTCCGTTAGACCACAATCCAGCATGATTCGTAGACCCTTGAAGGTTATAACATAACAGTGCTTCGCCAAATCATTACTTAGGCAGTACTACatagcgaaaaaaaattattacttaaaattggatatattatatatatatgcattcatTTACCAGacgcattttgtttattttctataCGTATGAGAGCACTTCTTTGCCGGTGTTTGTCTTCTGTAAAAATGTACAAGTAAACAATCTTAACTTTTTCACTAACCCATACGCAAAAAATTGACATTTGGCACAGACTGTCTCCAAATATTTTCCTACTTATTAGATATTTGGTAGGGTATGCCCACCATAATTCTACCTCTAATTAGGCACTTGGTAGGGGTTGCCTACtcatattctgctactaaaatgTCCAAAAGCCTCGAATCCgcaatagtgaatataaaaattgaatttacacagctttttttcaaaatattgtatattatatcaaaatattattatatgtatatatatatgtattaaacaaatatatacttatacaatgAAATTATCTTCAATTGATTGTCAAATTGGGATAACAAACTCTATTCCGATTCTACTCGATAATCGATTTTTCGCAGTTGACCTGTTCCTTCCGAAATCATTCAAGAATCGATTCTTGTCATTTGGTTTTACGGTTAGGTAACTGGTTTCTAGTTCTACCTACCATTATTATACCATAACAAACCGTGTCAtattaattgttattaaaaatatttattaaaatgacgCCTAGCGCCGtgtggatttattttaaaaaagtaaataattaatcTAATGTCTAGTGTAATCAATGTGGGAAGCGGTTGAAACAGTACGACTAGTTTGATGCAACATTTGAATGAAACACACAAAATTAATAGATctttaaccagagaacttagaagctCTCTAAGTTTTTTGATTATACAACCAACGTTCAATGATTCAAAAATGGATCCGAACACTCTTACCAGAAGATTTCTTTCTAGTTGGATTCTATATGCCCAACATTGTTTGTAtatgaaaaaagtaaacaaacaaaGCACATTTTAAGCGTTCTAGACATGCTCGGGTTTTATAGAATTAAATGACAGATCTCACGTATATGCTTGAAaactatttttgctttaaagatTCCAATATAAATAAGTTACCCAGCAGTCGTACGccttctttaattattttagcgaaataATAATGatcaaaatgaataaaaaattatattttgagtaTTTCGTTTTGTGGGTAATCTTAgatcatttacatatttcgaaattcattgcatattttttgtaaatacttaGCTCTGGCAACCTTGTTTTATACATTGGTTTTGGCAACTCTGATGGAAATACTGTAGCTGGCTTTGTATTAAGTAGTATTTATCTATGAATTACATGTGTAGCAAAGTGTTCATTACTGCTgtgcatttgaaaatatttcagaataaaATCTTAGCTAAGGAGGATTAGAAGAGATATATTATtaagtgaaatatatattacctgtcttatttaaatatgaaaatctttCTACTTAATGTGTATAATGTTCTATGATTCGTGAAAGTGAAGTGACAGTTTTCATTGTGTGCAGGAAAAAAGTGAATTAGTGAATATAAAACGTTTCTGCtagcaattttatttagttgcaATAAAAGCAATTGAATGCCACCGTGGACTCTGTGAAAGTTGAAAATGGCTAATGCCGCAACAGCAACTCCTTTGGAAATTGACGAATTTATAAATGGAGCTTTAGTAACATGGGTCAGTtaacacaaataatatatagtaattttgtaatagtttttaaatatattttaatatgacTGTTTTTACACAAGTATTTACCAATTAGATTAGGTGCTTTCATTGTATTTGTAAAACCAATTCAATGGTATTTCGATTTTCCAAATAAAGCATATttgctcatatatacatatgcttctAAGACTTTTGTGACTACAACTATTTATCAACTACCATTGTATAAATAAAGTTGCTTAAAATTTACcaaccaaaaccaaaaaaatttaaatgattaatttcatttatatagcCAACTATTGCACtttagatttttatattatgagattttccaaaaaaaaaaaaaaagaattctatgtttctttataattttgaaatatattttcaatcacTACTTAGTTGGAATCATGTTTGCCCCGTCCAGAAGTATTAACTGGTTATTCCTCCTTGTTGGATGGCAATATTATACATAGTGTGTGGTTGCAAATAGACCCAGAACCTCAAAACCACCCAACAGATGTACGTGATCTAATCGGGATATCGCTATGTATAGCGCGATCGAAAAACTTCGAATGCATCGCACGCAACTTGAAATCACTTTTTGAAGAAGAATTAGAACATACAATTCTAGTTCTTCCCGACGTCTATATTCTAGGATACCATCCTGAATCTAAACAAGGTTTGGAGCAGATGAAGATTTTACTAACGCTGTTGTTAGGCGCTGCAGTGCAGTGTCCTAATCGCGAAGCCTTCATTGGACGCATTAAAATGTTGGACGTTGAAACACAACATGCTATTGTTGGATTGATAAAACAAGTAAGAGAATACTAATCGATGAACATAATTACCACAAAAAATACTACTTTGCCCTTGTGTGTATAGGTTACAGAAGATCAAAGTCTCGTTCTTACAAAGGAATCTGTAAATTTGCTAACCCCTGTTAATATGTACAACCATATATTGCGGCTGACAAAAGAACGTGACAACATGTATCTGCGTTGGATTGCATCAATGTGCGCGGATACTGATTTAAATATGACAGCCTGTACAGATGGCACATTAAATATGCCCTTATCACCATTGTCATGCACGCTGACCACGCCCTGTTCATCATCTTCCAACTCTGAAAATAACCACATGGCAGTAGAACTTGCTGATTTGAAATCTAAAATTCGCAAATTGCGGCAGGAATTGTAAGTGGCACATTATCGCAATTttctttagaaataaatatttaaatttttgatagaGAGGAGAAATCTGAACATCAAATTGAATTGCGAGAGGAGCTTGATCATAAAAGTGctcaatatgaaaaattgcGAGCTGAGGTTAGTAAGGAGCTGAAGAAGCattgtataaattattataatattagttatgtttcatttatatatttttagagtcAAGAATGGTACGCAGAGGCAAAACGAGCATATGCATACCGTGATGAAGTTGATGTCTTAAGAGAGCGAGCTGAACGCGCTGATCGCTTGGAAATTGAGGTACAAAAATTTCGCGAAAAATTGACAGACGCAGAATTCTATAAGACACGTGTTGAAGAACTACGCGAAGATAACCGAATGCTTTTAGAAACTAAGTAAATacgtaaaatttaataaaataaaatatattactatgCATTCATTTTCTTTAGGGAAATGCTGGAAGATCAGCTGCAAAGAGCGCGGAAACGTTCAGAGCACGTAATGACTTTAGAAtctgaaattataaaatataaacagaaaCTGAACGACATGGCTTTGGAGAGAGACGTTGATCGTTCCAAGTTAGAAGAATTGTTGGAGGAAAATACCCAATTACAATTAGCTGCAAAAACTCTAAACACTACTCAAAGACTTGATAGCGCATATTCCGATAATGAGGACGAATGCAATTCGGGTGATAATAGTTTATCAGAGCAACTAACCAATGATGCCCAGGTAGGTCTATTActgatttttgataattttcaaattttgggtatacaactttaatttttgtttagacacgaattttaaaattggaattGAAGAATAAGCAATTGGCTGCTGCTTTGGAGCAACTAAAGGAAAACTCATTCCATGAGTCTACGAACAAGATTCTGGAGTTTGAAAAGGATAAAAAAAAGCTTTCTTTAAAAATTGAGCAGATGCAAGAAAACATCCAACGTTTAACACAACAGAATACTGCTTTGGAAGAAGTATTTAAAAGTGCATTGGAAGAGAATAAAAAACTGCAAGATACAATGGACGACCGACAAAAGTCATATGAACGACAAAGCCAAGAACGCGAATTGGAACGTAGTAAGTTGTTGGATGTGGAACAGCATGTAGAAACTTTAAATAAAGAGAAACAGCGCTTACAAACACTTAACGAAAGTATACAACGTCGCGCTGATGATTTGGATCGTTTGCTGGACACTCGTACAAAGGAAATTCACCAGCTAACGGAACGTTCACAAGGAGTGAGTAGGTTGAAAGAAAAAGTGTATGACTTGGAGGCGAAGCTTTGTGCATTTGAAAGAGAAAATAACAGTCTTTTGAAGGAAGTCGCGAAATTGAAGGAGAACACCGAAGGAAAGTCAGTTCAATTAGACGAGTCGTCAGCAAAGCTTGAAGCGCAAACCAAAGATATTGATCGTCTTACAAAAGAACTAACTAAAGTTGAGCAAACTCAACAAAGAGTCATAGAACTGGAAAAACAAAATCAAGAATTAATGACTCAGCGTGAAATTGATTCCGATACAATACTAACACTTCGCAATGATTTAGTATCTGGTACATTAGCGACAAATAAAGTGCGCCAAAATTTAGAGAAATTAGGTTTAACAGATAGTGGTCATACTGACGATAATGGCAAATTAAGTGTAGAAACTGTCGTCGAAAAGTTAGTACGCAATCCCGAAACTTTTAAGACAGTTCGTGAAATTATGTTGAATGTTTCGAAAGAGCTGCACCAAAACGAAAACACAAAATCTGATATATGCGTGCTGTGTCACCGCAAGGAAATCTACAcggtagaaaaaaatattgaactatCCAATAACGAGCCACAGGGACTAAGCTTCGAACACAAAGTTACCTTAACTGCACCAACCGGGCGCGATCGCATCGAAATTTTGCGGCTTAAGGAAGCCAACACTGAGCTAAACGCACTCTATACAGCCCTTCAATCAGCAAATGTTCAATTGGAAGCAGAAAAGGCGCGACTCGATGTAGACGTGGTGACGTTGAGTTCTCAAATATCCACGCTAAACACACAATTAGTCGCATTACAAGTAGCTAACTCGCAGCTTGCCTCTGATAAGGATCAGCTGTTGAAGCAAAGCGAGTCcattaaacaagaaaacaaaaacattcaaCATGATTTAATGGCACTGCGAACTTTGCACGATCAGCTTTCAACAGAGTATGAATCACTTGCCGCTGACAAAGAGCAACTTAAGCTGCTTCAGCGCGATTCGCGAAACGAGGCACGCGAATTACGTGAACATATCTCGAATTTAGAAAATCGTATAACGGATTTAACGAAGGAGAATGCTAAAATGAAGAGCTATGAAAACGATTTAACAATATTGCGAACAGAACATTCCAAGCTAACAGATGATTTTCGAAATTTGTTCCGTTTCAAGAACGAGTATAAGAATATTCAGGTACGTTGCCTAGCTAATAGTATGCTATAAGATTTTCCATTACTTTTACTTCGTATAAAATGCCTATAACAAAGATGACTATTCAAAATTTATAGGAGCAATATAAAATGATACGCCCagaaaataataagttaaagAAACAAATTGTCGAGCTGTTACGTGAGCTAGATACCAAAAACGACCACATAAAAACCATGGAAAGTGATGCCGCCTACTATGCCCAACAGTGTGAAGTGAGTGAATTAGCTTATCCAAGTTGTTGATTGTTTAGtaaaattttcgtttatatAGGTATTGCTTCAAACGAATGCACATCTGGACATAGATCGAAaaactttaatggacaatgTTTCACAATTGCTAACGCAATATCACGAGCTACTTTCGCATTCGCTGGAGGATAAACAACATTTCCGAGAAGAAGAGAAAAGTTATACAGAGCGTCTGCATAATTTGAGCcgtcaaaaagaaaaattagagGAGAAAATAATGGAACATTACAAAAAGCCAGAAACTGTTTTGCCaaaaaagtatgtaaatatatattaaccaGTAATTTTACcataatataactaaaataatgttttttacaGAAAACCTTTCGCGAGTAGTATTGTGCGACGTGTAAAGAAAGCCGGATCTGATTTTATTAATAAGGTGCCAACAAGCCGGGTGAGTGTAGTACCATTTTtccttacaaaaaaaattttacgtaaTTTAATTTAGAATCGCCGTTCATGGGTGGATGACTCACGGCTTACGCAGTCGCAATTCGTGATTGGCTCTGAATCAGGCGGTAATGATTCCGATAATAGCATAGAAGAACCAATGTCCATTGAATCTGATTCTCATTTGCTGCAACGAAACTTACCTATACGGCAAAGTTTGCAACGGTAAGTgaatttcatacatatgtacaacacGCAActgatttattattaaaaatatagagACCTAATGGATAGCACACTTTCACGCGGCGGAATACGAAGTAGTCTGCAATCACAAAAGCGAACGGATTTGAATAGTTCTCGAAGAAATAGCGTCCACGGGTAAGTAAACAAAACTTATCAAGTTCGTGGAACCGATTATGTACTTTTGTGGACATATATggttttgcatataattttttatttgtatatttccaacaaatttctttatttttaaatttgtgtttataTGTTAATGGAAACTTGGCATGAACTTGATTTACTTGGATGGGTTGTGGGCTTAgaacgaaaatgaaaaaattgaagCGATTTTTCGGTAAATATTCGATCATCAAACGAATAACTTGCCTAACACATATCgctattacacttttttttgtGCATTAATGACTTGCTTACGCTTTTGTGggcaattaaaaagaaaatatgtgaACTTATCTTCGCTTGACCGGCTGCCTtacagcaacaaaataaaatttaatacaccagtaaaaaaaaattaagcatatCTAAGGCAAAGACGCTttcgatatttttatatcaCTGACGTATCATTTCTGACCATAGTCCGCCAAGCAAtagtatttgttttgttttcgtgcttccattttaatttgtatttacatatatatatatatatattgatttttttttcaatttgtttgcaACCTTGGTCTTGCAACGCTAACAATTTTACATTTGAGCAGCTGTTGCTGTCTTTCAATACCGGCGACGTTCGCCCACACCCACCATTTAgaacaatttgttcagataATTAGTGTGCAAGATATTTGACATGTTTCATGGTGTGTGGCGTTAGTTGATGGCAAAATAATAGAACTTGTGCcagacaatatttttatttggcaaacATGTGAATCTCATATGTGCGACCCTTTTACTCTCTAAAATGATTGatcaattttttaatcaaataaaattaacatgcacttttgttaatattgcattaatgtatttatataaactatGTGCCaattaatacataatatatttctaaaatatgtatacataacaggcctttaaaactttttttgacaaatttgcaatgATTTcgtaattaacaaaaacaaaaatatatattatatgtatactatcTTTTCAACAGTCTTGAAGCGCCAGATGTGACGGGTAGCAGTTTGACACTGGGCACAGCCGGTTCTCGGCGCACAGTTTATTTGATCGATGAGCACCAAAAAATACCCGAAACAAACAGTAGTTGCAGTGAAGTTGGTGGCAATGCTGAAATGTCGAATTCTCATTGCGTCCTAAACTCAAGCTCCTGTTCAACATCTACAACTTTAACAGGTGCCGGTACCGTAAGTGACGCATATATGTCGGCAGATATGGGTATTGGTGGTACTGGAGTAGGCATTGCCGAACCTCAGACACCTTCAAATTTGTCATCGGTTCCAAATAATGATAATCCGACTACATTCCTTATGTACAACCGTATTAATACAACGATTGGTAATGCTAGTTCGGAGGGCAACATGCCAGCGAGCACATCACGTGATCCAACAATAACAAGCAATAATTCGACACCagtgacaacaacaaatgcaacacaGGATGATAAATCGCTACGAAAACGTACTGACGATAAAAGTAATAGTATTTGGTACGAGTATGGATGTGTTTAGATAATATCCATCTGGAATATGTagttagtttttattatattcaaaaacGTATtgggtatacaaatttaaaatacatgaaaaagAAAATTGGACAGGCTAATGCTTTCGAATATACTTAAAGCCTTTAGTAATTTCAGTAAATTAGTATTCAAAATACTGTACAGATTACATACTTGCAATTACGTGCTATACACAGCAATTTCGAAAACTCATTTGTCTAAGTCAGTACATTTCCTTTTTGTATTTCGCAGCTAATACATACCACTGCCATTttggtaaactatttttaatttattcgaaTTTAATGGAGGCTCTTCATTTTTATCATGttagatttttgttaaatacACATCTACATCTATGTGATTGAACCCAGATAAATAGTACTTCCAACAAATCATGCTTtccatttcaaaatatttatactatttttcttattactctgattgtgattattttcgcataataatatatattggtCCTACAATGcgcacaattttatttatcacttatatatgtatgtatgcataatgGAACTCGAATAGTCATTGCTGGAAATAAAGTAAATCTTTTATGAATTTCTTCCAAATATACACAACAACGAAAGAGTTACataacattaatatattttactctAGTTTAGTgtttacttaataaaatatcgATTCCGTAACTATAAATGCACACATTTTCTAGTTTATAGAAATCATCATTACATCTAATACAGCAACATATGCCTATACATGTTGCAAGTTTTCGAAATACCACATTTGCCTTTATCTATTATAGAAATTAtgagtattatatacatacgtaaacgataaatttaaaacaatatttatgtaCGTTTTATGCTTCGGTCACTCACGCTTTGgcaaaaataaaagcatttcctcacaattgaataaaaaaaatacttgttaAGCTGGCtataatattaaacatatatcatatataaatcGTCCTAAATacttactatattttttataagtatttactttttgtaaatcgcctttttaaaataatatatactttacaaACATAATAAACAcacaatttttgaataaaaatgacTTTCGAATGGAAATTCTTAATCACAATTGTGCTTgcttagtatatgtatataaactttttgttttgtacacgaaaacattcgaaaataaataatgaatgctgaataCATACAACGCCAGCACTCACAATAAATGCTGACATCATTAATGCAAGCTATGGCAGCTGAGGCGGCGATTAAACGCGTAAATGGAAATTATGCCCATTGACCACACAAGATCTTCCCGCTATACTATACGTTGGCAGTGGGGAATATATGAACTGtaagataaaaattaattttttcgtaaaaCCACATTATTGAAAGTACTGACCTTTGGTGCTTTTTGTTGCGTGGACATGTAGCCAACACAAAATGATTTTGTTGTGTGACTCCATAATACTTCTCCTGTATTACCATGAGGATAGTAAATAAGCGAAAGCGCTCCGGCATACAATTCCTGGTCAACGGGAAGGAATGGTGATTCCAGAAATTTACTTTTCAAGCTTTTATGTAAGCTCGTTACGGCACAATCGCTTGTCAACAAATCGACACATATTTCTTTTGC encodes:
- the IntS9 gene encoding integrator complex subunit 9; this translates as MRLYCLSNDLAKHCYVITFKGLRIMLDCGLTEQSVLNFLPLPFVQSVKLSNLPNWIPNRDHDPQMDGELKECCGRVFVDSAPEFTLPMDKMMDFSEIDVILISNYLNMLALPFITEHTGFKGKVYATEPTLQIGRFFLEELVEYIEVAPKASTAHLWKDVLHLLPSPLSESFRPKKWKTIFNLKDVHNSLARVTIMGYDEKLDILGAFVATPVSSGYCLGSSNWVLSTAHEKICYVSGSSTLTTHPRPINQSALKHADVLIMTGLTQAPTVNPDTKLGELCMNVALTIRNNGSALIPCYPSGVVYDLFECLTQNLENAGLNNVPMFFISPVADSSLAYSNILAEWLSSAKQNKVYLPDDPFPHAFYLRNSKLKHYKHVFSEGFSKDFRQPCVVFCGHPSLRFGDAVHFVEMWGHNVNNSIIFTEPDFPYLQVLAPFQPLAMKAFYCPIDTSLNYQQANKLIKELKPNVLVIPEAYTKPHPNAPNLFIEQPDKKIITFKCGEIIRLPLKRKLDRVYITYDMAQKIVPRDVGNGVTVSTITGVLEVKDKVHNIHPCADSLDDKPSGSKMPPPSREDVLKNMKYEYGTLDVDLLKKRLIQDGITNIKVERTSNVVMLHLINEDTTIKFDENETHILCGGKQSLRLKLRDSILKCLQSF